In Symmachiella dynata, the following are encoded in one genomic region:
- a CDS encoding DUF1501 domain-containing protein produces MFSIHDTPHALCDGISRREVLRIGGLSTFGLTLPGLLQAKEQSSLVTDDPMFGRAKNVIYVWLQGGPPQHETFDPKPHAPLEIRGPFQPIQTRIPGENFCELLPRTARIAHKLAIVRSLATDNNIHSSSAYEVLTGYPYRGPNARTITPTDWPYFGSLVKKLKPSERLPALSTVWLPDIMRLNENVTPAGQTGGFLGRQWDPDRFKGDPNDPNFEIEGMNLTGIEPLRLNQRISLLKQFEQRFDTIERDRAADVYDTFQGQALDLLTSARVREAFRIQNEPDKVRDRYGRTKWGQCLLLARRMVEVGVRLVHVNWTREPGDSAVDNPMWDTHAQNADRVEDVLCPMFDVGFTALIDDLDQRGLLDETLVVAIGEFGRTPKINRSGGRDHWGPVFSFAMAGAGISEGQVYGASDKTGGYPARDRVSGGDVTATIFHLLGIDHTTRFKDTEGREHSLTGGQPIYGLMGNEPALKKPAIPGGNIARVPMYSTDLLLDKDLAGEMPLMPVTTGSRPKGWRAAPLPEGKPESAFAVRHIVSDDAHHVALGFGGETAVTIPADATALLAQEMRNPRAGSFQMTVRACVTAANEQAYQELFANHFRCRMVMFRFADGDKNPTKRQELGTLEFQPPFSPSGAPRYGSFELTHRLDSPAPGANFSIGRGLAIAVLLEKTSPGELNVPAGTPPVSLCIDHIDLRFDSRVINGDVQV; encoded by the coding sequence ATGTTCTCCATCCACGATACGCCCCATGCCTTGTGTGACGGGATTTCCCGTCGCGAAGTGCTGCGTATTGGGGGGCTGAGTACATTTGGCCTGACGCTGCCCGGTTTGTTGCAAGCGAAAGAACAGTCCTCGCTCGTCACCGACGATCCGATGTTTGGGCGGGCGAAGAATGTGATTTATGTCTGGCTGCAGGGCGGACCGCCGCAGCATGAGACGTTTGATCCCAAGCCGCACGCTCCGCTGGAAATCCGCGGCCCGTTTCAACCGATTCAAACCAGAATCCCCGGTGAGAACTTCTGCGAGTTGCTCCCCCGCACGGCGCGGATCGCGCATAAGTTGGCCATCGTGCGTTCGTTGGCGACGGATAACAACATCCACTCGTCCAGCGCCTACGAAGTGCTGACCGGTTATCCGTATCGCGGGCCGAACGCGCGCACGATTACGCCGACCGACTGGCCTTACTTTGGCTCGCTGGTCAAAAAACTGAAACCGAGCGAGCGGTTGCCGGCGCTGTCGACGGTCTGGCTGCCGGACATTATGCGGCTGAATGAAAACGTGACCCCCGCCGGGCAGACGGGCGGATTTCTCGGACGGCAATGGGATCCCGACCGCTTTAAAGGAGACCCCAACGATCCGAACTTCGAAATCGAAGGCATGAACCTCACCGGCATTGAACCGCTACGGCTGAACCAGCGGATTTCATTGCTCAAACAATTCGAACAACGCTTCGACACCATCGAACGCGATCGCGCCGCCGATGTGTATGACACGTTCCAAGGCCAAGCACTCGACCTGCTGACCAGCGCGCGGGTCCGCGAGGCATTTCGTATTCAAAACGAACCGGACAAAGTCCGCGATCGCTACGGCCGCACCAAGTGGGGGCAATGCTTGCTGCTGGCGCGTCGCATGGTGGAAGTCGGCGTGCGGTTGGTGCATGTGAATTGGACTCGCGAACCGGGAGACTCGGCTGTCGACAATCCCATGTGGGACACACACGCTCAAAACGCTGACCGTGTCGAAGACGTGTTGTGCCCGATGTTCGATGTCGGCTTTACCGCTTTGATCGACGATCTCGATCAACGGGGCTTGCTGGATGAAACATTGGTGGTCGCCATCGGCGAATTCGGTCGCACTCCGAAGATCAATCGCTCCGGCGGCCGCGATCATTGGGGGCCGGTGTTCAGTTTTGCCATGGCCGGAGCGGGGATCTCCGAAGGACAGGTCTACGGCGCCAGCGATAAAACCGGCGGGTACCCGGCGCGCGATCGGGTGAGTGGCGGCGACGTGACGGCCACGATCTTCCATCTGCTGGGGATCGACCACACCACGCGATTCAAAGACACCGAAGGCCGCGAACATTCGCTCACCGGCGGCCAACCGATTTACGGTTTGATGGGCAACGAACCGGCACTTAAAAAGCCAGCCATTCCGGGCGGCAACATCGCCCGGGTCCCGATGTACTCCACCGACCTGTTGCTCGATAAGGATTTGGCAGGCGAGATGCCGTTGATGCCGGTGACGACCGGTTCGCGCCCCAAGGGTTGGCGAGCTGCTCCCCTGCCGGAGGGGAAACCGGAAAGCGCCTTCGCTGTCCGTCACATTGTCAGCGACGATGCACACCATGTTGCCCTCGGTTTTGGTGGCGAAACCGCTGTGACAATTCCCGCCGACGCGACGGCACTGTTGGCCCAAGAGATGCGTAACCCGCGTGCGGGATCGTTCCAAATGACGGTCCGCGCCTGTGTGACAGCTGCCAACGAGCAAGCCTATCAAGAGTTGTTCGCGAATCATTTCCGCTGCCGAATGGTGATGTTTCGCTTTGCCGATGGGGACAAGAATCCCACGAAGCGTCAAGAACTCGGCACGCTCGAATTCCAGCCGCCATTTTCCCCAAGTGGCGCTCCGCGCTACGGCAGCTTCGAACTCACCCACCGCCTCGACAGCCCCGCCCCCGGCGCAAATTTCAGCATCGGCCGCGGCTTGGCGATCGCCGTCCTGCTGGAAAAGACTTCCCCCGGCGAACTAAATGTCCCCGCCGGCACACCCCCGGTGTCACTGTGCATCGACCACATTGATTTGCGGTTTGATAGCCGTGTGATCAACGGTGATGTGCAGGTTTGA
- a CDS encoding SEL1-like repeat protein: MRQEMLDHNYELADGYRREEGRPDNYRHAIALCREGDAADDPRFTNMLGYFSEHGFGVKQDESKALKYYERAAGLGLAIAKYNCGVMYAERGAQERAVASWREAAEMDETYSMLKLGWAYEHGLGVPQNCAESVQYYETAAEHKNALGALELIRLMREEKGIEKNISRMVELLDLAREQDHPDAWLETGLMYDNGDLPAENQRNEAMSYFEKAAELGSTVAQEWCGERYAMGIRDVKRDITKGIGFLKQAAAAGRPRAKYVLACLHASGEGVTQDYEIAFQLCQEAAETGEPAAQKMLAMMHNDGLGL, translated from the coding sequence ATGAGGCAAGAAATGCTCGACCACAACTACGAATTGGCGGATGGATATCGTCGTGAAGAGGGACGGCCTGATAACTACCGGCACGCGATCGCGTTGTGTCGTGAGGGTGACGCCGCCGACGATCCCAGGTTCACGAATATGCTCGGCTATTTCTCCGAACACGGCTTTGGGGTGAAGCAAGATGAATCGAAGGCGCTGAAGTATTATGAGCGGGCTGCCGGGTTAGGACTGGCGATTGCGAAATACAACTGTGGCGTGATGTATGCGGAGCGGGGGGCGCAGGAACGCGCGGTCGCATCGTGGCGCGAGGCGGCAGAAATGGACGAAACCTATTCAATGCTCAAATTGGGCTGGGCCTACGAACATGGTCTTGGCGTACCGCAGAATTGCGCCGAAAGCGTGCAGTATTACGAAACGGCCGCGGAACACAAAAACGCCTTGGGCGCGCTGGAACTCATCAGGCTCATGCGCGAGGAAAAAGGAATCGAAAAAAACATCAGCCGAATGGTGGAACTTCTTGATTTGGCCCGCGAACAAGACCATCCCGATGCTTGGCTCGAAACCGGGCTGATGTATGACAATGGTGATCTGCCAGCAGAAAATCAGCGCAATGAAGCAATGTCATACTTCGAAAAAGCAGCAGAACTTGGCTCGACCGTTGCGCAGGAATGGTGCGGCGAACGCTATGCCATGGGCATCAGAGATGTTAAGCGTGACATCACTAAGGGAATTGGTTTCCTCAAACAAGCGGCAGCAGCAGGTCGTCCTCGCGCAAAATACGTATTGGCCTGCTTGCACGCCTCGGGTGAGGGCGTAACGCAAGACTACGAAATCGCGTTTCAACTTTGCCAAGAAGCTGCGGAAACTGGCGAGCCGGCTGCTCAGAAAATGCTGGCGATGATGCACAACGACGGTTTGGGCCTCTGA
- a CDS encoding NAD-dependent epimerase/dehydratase family protein, whose product MSHCLVTGGAGFIGSHLTELLLADGHEVTVLDNLSTGEQGNLRGVSDHPRFRFLAGSITDPVMMSEAVSGVDVIYHLAAAVGVRLVAEDPVRTIETNIYPTEVLLRLAVQGGQKFFLASTSEVYGKNFKESWAEEDDLHFGATTRPRWAYGCSKAIDEFLALAYSKKYNLNVVIGRFFNVVGPRQVGNYGMVIPRFVDQALAGGPVIVYDDGGQERCFGHVGEVAGIVKDLMDEPSAAGNVFNIGSDQSVSIRELAEAVVAKVDPKIAIEYIPYSEAYGDDFEDIRRRVPDVAKLEKTLGRKPVMPLDQILDDIIAAKRADN is encoded by the coding sequence ATGTCACATTGCCTTGTTACCGGCGGCGCCGGGTTTATTGGGAGTCATCTCACGGAACTGTTGCTTGCCGATGGGCATGAGGTGACCGTGCTGGATAACCTGTCCACCGGAGAGCAGGGGAATCTGCGCGGCGTGAGTGATCATCCACGGTTTCGTTTTTTGGCTGGGTCGATTACCGATCCGGTGATGATGAGCGAAGCGGTGAGCGGTGTGGACGTGATTTATCACTTGGCCGCTGCCGTCGGTGTGCGGCTGGTTGCTGAAGATCCCGTCCGCACGATCGAAACCAACATCTATCCCACCGAAGTGCTGTTGCGATTAGCGGTACAAGGGGGGCAAAAGTTTTTTCTCGCCTCGACCAGCGAAGTCTACGGCAAGAATTTCAAGGAATCGTGGGCCGAAGAGGACGACCTGCATTTCGGCGCCACGACGCGGCCCCGTTGGGCGTATGGTTGCAGCAAAGCGATCGATGAATTTTTGGCGCTGGCGTATTCAAAAAAGTACAACCTGAATGTGGTGATCGGCCGATTCTTTAATGTCGTCGGGCCGCGGCAGGTCGGGAATTACGGGATGGTGATCCCTCGTTTCGTCGATCAAGCCTTAGCGGGTGGACCGGTGATTGTTTACGACGATGGCGGACAAGAACGATGCTTTGGGCATGTCGGCGAAGTGGCTGGCATCGTCAAGGATCTGATGGACGAACCTTCGGCCGCGGGTAATGTGTTCAACATTGGCAGCGATCAATCGGTTTCGATTCGTGAGTTAGCTGAAGCGGTCGTTGCCAAGGTCGATCCCAAAATTGCGATCGAGTACATCCCCTACAGCGAAGCCTATGGCGACGATTTCGAAGACATCCGCCGCCGCGTCCCCGATGTGGCCAAGTTAGAAAAAACACTCGGCCGCAAACCGGTCATGCCGCTGGATCAAATCTTGGATGACATCATTGCCGCGAAACGCGCCGACAATTAG
- a CDS encoding PmoA family protein has product MTYKIPRVQAVPIADSQVSFQVEGTERLRWHAATRYTRPHFYPLLGPSGKPLTRMGHPAAPDHDHHKSIWFAHHKVAGLDFWGDKNNNRARQDDWVHYQDGEDEAVMVTDIGWYDGHAAKLMQQRLIAALRPLPDGETWLELQTRFTPAGNSLLLEKTNFAFLAVRMAKSISHAYGGGQLTNSSGVKGEADIFGKPAEWMDYSGPITNEITEGITYFSHPTNPHTPNSWHVRKDGWMAASVCMHNGIEITKDQPLQLRFALHAHAGDVNNERAQSLFNDFAASPPYEVIKAQPPYRVQVQRREV; this is encoded by the coding sequence ATGACCTACAAAATCCCCCGCGTGCAAGCCGTTCCGATTGCTGATTCCCAGGTCTCCTTTCAGGTCGAAGGGACTGAACGCCTACGGTGGCATGCGGCGACGCGCTATACCCGGCCGCATTTTTATCCGCTGCTCGGCCCCAGCGGAAAACCACTCACCCGTATGGGACATCCTGCGGCACCGGATCACGATCATCATAAATCGATCTGGTTTGCGCACCACAAAGTCGCCGGTCTCGATTTCTGGGGGGACAAGAACAACAATCGCGCGCGGCAGGACGATTGGGTGCATTACCAGGATGGCGAAGACGAAGCGGTGATGGTCACCGACATCGGTTGGTACGACGGACATGCGGCGAAGTTGATGCAACAACGACTGATCGCCGCTTTGCGTCCTCTCCCTGATGGCGAAACCTGGCTCGAATTGCAAACCCGCTTTACGCCGGCCGGCAATTCGTTGCTGTTGGAAAAGACCAACTTCGCGTTTTTGGCGGTGCGGATGGCCAAGTCGATCAGCCACGCCTATGGCGGCGGGCAATTAACCAACAGCAGCGGAGTAAAAGGCGAAGCGGACATCTTTGGCAAACCGGCCGAATGGATGGACTACAGTGGCCCGATCACGAATGAGATCACCGAAGGCATCACCTACTTCAGCCACCCCACGAACCCCCACACGCCCAACAGTTGGCACGTCCGCAAGGACGGCTGGATGGCTGCGTCGGTCTGCATGCACAACGGCATCGAAATCACCAAGGACCAACCGCTCCAGTTGCGCTTCGCACTCCACGCCCACGCGGGAGACGTCAACAACGAGCGCGCGCAATCGCTCTTCAACGACTTCGCCGCAAGTCCTCCCTATGAAGTCATCAAAGCCCAACCGCCCTATCGCGTGCAGGTACAGCGCCGCGAGGTTTGA
- a CDS encoding DUF5989 family protein encodes MSPQAEPEPNESNTEAKTEFEQAGEEKPLSLVQEFGMFIIENKAWWMIPIVTVLGLVGLLVLLGSTGAAPFIYTLF; translated from the coding sequence ATGTCGCCGCAGGCCGAACCTGAACCGAATGAATCAAACACCGAAGCGAAAACCGAATTCGAACAAGCGGGCGAGGAAAAGCCGCTTTCGCTTGTGCAAGAATTCGGCATGTTCATCATCGAAAACAAAGCGTGGTGGATGATTCCCATCGTCACTGTCTTGGGACTGGTTGGTCTGTTGGTGCTACTGGGTTCCACTGGGGCGGCGCCGTTTATCTATACGTTGTTTTAA